In Paenibacillus algicola, a genomic segment contains:
- a CDS encoding dipeptidase: MTKVVDFHCDALSKLWEKPGLAFLDAKELDVSFKTMEQGDVALQVFAVFLAERFGRPSFERVLAQLDIFRNKLAAGPLEWLKWKEQIAEIRSGRQRFGMLSLEGLDGLEGNLFYVQLCYELGVRFMGLTWNHANWAADGVMEPRGGGLTRKGQEFVELCQQLGILLDVSHLSPAGFWELAEMSRRPLIASHSNCMSVCSHPRNLSNEQIQALIAMDGLIGLTFVPWFIRNEAKVVTPEDLLPHIEHVCSLGGAKHLMFGSDFDGIDEWVNGLENASRYPEFINVLLRHYPEELVNDFISGNALTFLEKHLPSQNG, from the coding sequence ATGACAAAGGTTGTGGATTTTCACTGTGATGCACTGAGCAAGCTGTGGGAGAAGCCTGGATTGGCTTTTTTAGATGCTAAAGAGCTGGATGTATCCTTCAAAACGATGGAGCAGGGCGATGTAGCTCTGCAGGTGTTTGCGGTGTTTTTAGCCGAGCGGTTCGGCAGGCCCAGCTTTGAACGCGTTCTGGCTCAGCTGGACATATTCCGGAATAAGCTGGCCGCAGGACCTCTGGAGTGGCTGAAGTGGAAGGAACAGATTGCAGAAATCAGAAGCGGCAGGCAGCGCTTTGGCATGCTTTCGTTGGAAGGGCTGGACGGGCTGGAGGGAAATTTGTTTTATGTGCAGCTGTGCTATGAGCTCGGAGTGCGGTTTATGGGCTTGACGTGGAACCATGCAAACTGGGCTGCTGACGGGGTGATGGAACCGCGGGGCGGTGGACTGACACGCAAAGGCCAGGAGTTCGTTGAGCTCTGCCAGCAGCTAGGGATATTACTGGATGTGTCTCACCTTTCCCCTGCCGGCTTCTGGGAGCTGGCTGAGATGAGCCGGCGTCCGCTGATTGCCTCTCACTCCAACTGTATGTCGGTATGCAGCCACCCGCGGAATCTGAGTAATGAACAAATTCAAGCGTTAATCGCCATGGATGGCTTGATCGGACTGACCTTCGTACCCTGGTTTATCCGAAATGAGGCCAAGGTGGTTACTCCCGAGGATCTGCTTCCGCATATTGAGCATGTCTGCTCCTTAGGAGGCGCAAAGCACCTGATGTTCGGGTCGGATTTCGACGGAATTGATGAGTGGGTAAACGGGCTGGAGAATGCGTCTCGCTATCCGGAGTTTATCAACGTGCTGCTGAGGCATTATCCGGAGGAGCTTGTCAATGACTTCATTTCTGGCAACGCGCTGACCTTCCTGGAGAAGCATCTTCCATCACAAAATGGATAG
- a CDS encoding stage V sporulation protein S, which yields MEVLKVSAKSNPNSVAGALAGVLRERGGAELQAIGAGALNQAIKAVAIARGFVAPSGVDLICIPAFTDIVIDGEDRTAIKLIVEPR from the coding sequence ATGGAAGTATTAAAAGTTTCAGCAAAATCCAATCCAAATTCAGTTGCAGGAGCGCTTGCAGGTGTGCTTCGTGAGCGTGGAGGTGCAGAGCTTCAGGCGATTGGAGCCGGAGCCCTGAATCAAGCCATTAAAGCCGTAGCGATTGCCCGGGGATTTGTAGCACCGAGCGGGGTGGATCTAATCTGTATCCCTGCTTTCACGGATATTGTTATTGATGGAGAAGACCGGACCGCGATTAAATTGATCGTCGAACCAAGATAA